Proteins encoded in a region of the Panicum hallii strain FIL2 chromosome 3, PHallii_v3.1, whole genome shotgun sequence genome:
- the LOC112887863 gene encoding LOW QUALITY PROTEIN: putative leucine-rich repeat receptor-like protein kinase At2g19210 (The sequence of the model RefSeq protein was modified relative to this genomic sequence to represent the inferred CDS: inserted 2 bases in 1 codon), which yields MEQSAPRTAAARSWLLLLCLAAVATAGALQARAQPDSIGFISIDCGLPGTASYVDEATKLSYAPDTAFTDAGSNHNISAEYITPKLGRRYLNVRSFPGGARSCYTLRSLEAGLKYLLRATFMYGNYDGLRRPPVFDLHVGVNFWTTVNVTEADNPVIPEAIVLVLGDSVQVCLVNTGSGTPFISGLDLRPLKSTLYPQANETQGLVLVGRMNFGPTEITDIVRYPDDPHDRFWYPFVDATNWSSISTAKRVQNLDKDLFEAPSKVMQTAITPRNASSNIEFFWDAEPHPKDPTPGYIGILHFSEVELLPSNAARQFYINLNGKPWYPKPFTPEYLYTDATYNSNPYRGIARYNISINATANSTLPPIINAVEVFSVIPTTNVATDSQDVSAITVIKAKYHVQKNWMGDPCVPKTLAWDGLTCSYAISTPPRITGVNLSFSGLNGDISSSFANLKAIQYIDLSHNNMAGSIPDSLSQLSSLTVLDLTGNQLNGSIPSGLLKRIQDGSLSLRYGNNPNLCSNGNSCQTTRGKSKSKLAKLAIYIAVPVVLVVVIVSVVVLLCCFLRRQKRGTTNSVKPQNETPTSHAQPGDAYHQNSLQLENRRFTYKELEMITNNFQRVLGQGGFGKVYDGFLEDGTQVAVKLRSDSSNQGVKEFLAEAQTLTRIHHKNLVSMIGYCKDGEYMALVYEYMSEGTLQEHIQGNGRNGGHLSWARRLRIALESAQGLEYLHKGCNPPLIHRDVKGANILLNSKLEAKIADFGLTKAFNREDGTQVSTNSLVGTRGYVDPEYVNPDSRLIKPLTTFSIVSWTXFIRATTKTRRYHATGKPTTKSDVYSFGVVLLQLVTGRPAVLRDPEPASVIQWARQRLARGNIEGVVDPRMRGDHDVNGVWKATDVALKCTAQSAAQRPTMTDVVAQLQECLELEEARAGGGANGSSYTGSSGGDPYSGRNGYAADGFGLSTDVNQSSTAFEMERNFGRVPTIPTGPAAR from the exons ATGGAGCAATCCGCGCCGAGAacagcggcggcgaggtcgtggCTGCTGCTtctctgcctcgccgccgtcgccaccgCCGGCGCGCTCCAAGCTCGCGCCCAGCCCGACAGCATCG GTTTCATCAGCATTGACTGCGGCCTGCCGGGGACGGCGAGCTACGTCGACGAGGCCACCAAGCTGTCCTACGCCCCGGACACCGCCTTCACCGACGCCGGCTCCAACCACAACATCTCGGCCGAGTACATCACGCCCAAGCTCGGCAGGCGCTACCTCAACGTGCGCAGCTTCCCCGGCGGCGCGCGCAGCTGCTACACGCTCCGGTCCCTGGAGGCCGGGCTCAAGTACCTCCTCCGCGCCACCTTCATGTACGGCAACTACGAcggcctccgccggccgcccgtCTTCGACCTCCACGTCGgcgtcaacttctggaccacGGTGAACGTCACGGAGGCCGACAACCCCGTGATCCCGGAGGCCATCGTGCTCGTGCTGGGCGACTCCGTGCAGGTCTGCCTGGTGAACACCGGCTCCGGGACGCCCTTCATCTCCGGGCTGGATCTGAGGCCGCTCAAGAGCACGCTCTACCCGCAGGCGAACGAGACGCAGGGCCTGGTCCTGGTCGGCAGGATGAACTTCGGCCCGACCGAGATCACGGACATCGTCAG GTACCCTGACGATCCGCACGACAGATTCTGGTACCCATTTGTGGACGCCACCAACTGGAGCTCGATATCCACGGCCAAGAGGGTGCAGAACCTGGACAAGGACCTGTTCGAGGCGCCGTCGAAGGTGATGCAGACGGCGATCACGCCGCGCAACGCCTCCAGCAACATCGAGTTCTTCTGGGACGCCGAGCCGCACCCCAAGGACCCGACGCCGGGGTACATCGGCATCCTCCACTTCTCCGAGGTGGAGCTCCTGCCGAGCAACGCCGCGCGCCAGTTCTACATCAACCTCAACGGCAAGCCGTGGTACCCCAAGCCCTTCACGCCGGAGTACCTCTACACCGACGCCACCTACAACAGCAACCCCTACAGGGGGATCGCCCGGTACAATATCTCCATCAACGCTACCGCCAACTCGACTCTGCCGCCGATCATCAACGCCGTCGAGGTGTTCTCCGTCATCCCCACCACCAACGTCGCCACGGACTCCCAGGACG TATCTGCCATCACGGTGATCAAGGCGAAGTATCATGTGCAGAAGAACTGGATGGGTGACCCCTGCGTTCCAAAGACTCTTGCGTGGGATGGGTTGACATGCAGCTACGCCATTTCCACTCCTCCAAGGATTACAGGCGT AAACCTGTCATTCAGTGGTCTGAACGGTGATATATCATCTTCTTTCGCAAATCTCAAGGCCATCCAATACAT AGATCTGTCACACAACAATATGGCAGGCTCAATTCCTGATTCTCTTTCGCAATTATCTTCCCTGACAGTTCT GGATTTGACTGGCAACCAGCTCAACGGATCCATTCCCTCTGGACTTCTCAAAAGAATCCAAGATGGCTCCCTGAGTCTAAG ATATGGCAATAATCCAAACCTCTGCAGCAACGGCAACTCGTGTCAGACGACGAGAGGCAAGAGCAAGAGCAAGCTAGCCAAGCTAGCCATCTACATTGCCGTTCCTGTAGTTCTGGTTGTGGTGATAGTATCAGTGGTGGTACTACTCTGCTGCTTCCTGAGAAGACAAAAGCGAG GAACGACGAACTCTGTGAAGCCTCAAAACGAGACACCGACGAGCCATGCGCAACCAGGCGATGCGTATCATCAGAACTCGCTGCAGCTAGAGAACCGCAGGTTCACGTACAAGGAGCTGGAGATGATCACGAATAACTTCCAGCGCGTGCTCGGCCAAGGTGGGTTCGGGAAAGTCTACGATGGTTTCTTGGAGGATGGCACTCAGGTTGCAGTCAAGCTGCGGTCTGATTCTTCCAATCAGGGTGTTAAGGAGTTCCTAGCAGAG GCCCAGACCTTGACTCGGATTCATCACAAGAATCTCGTGTCCATGATCGGTTACTGCAAGGATGGGGAGTACATGGCGCTTGTCTACGAGTACATGTCAGAAGGAACCCTGCAAGAGCACATTCAAG GAAATGGCCGCAACGGAGGACACTTAAGCTGGGCACGGAGGCTCAGAATTGCACTGGAATCAGCGCAAG GGCTGGAGTATCTACATAAAGGGTGCAACCCACCTCTTATTCACAGGGATGTGAAGGGCGCCAACATCCTACTGAATTCCAAACTGGAGGCCAAGATCGCCGATTTCGGCTTGACCAAGGCCTTCAATCGCGAGGACGGAACGCAAGTATCCACAAATTCGCTTGTCGGCACGCGCGGATACGTAGACCCAGAGTACGTCAATCCAGATAGCCGTCTCATCAAACCACTCACCACGTTCTCCATTGTTTCCTGGAC ATTCATCCGTGCAACCACCAAAACGCGCAGGTACCACGCGACGGGTAAGCCGACGACGAAGAGCGACGTGTACAGCTTCGGCGTCGTGCTGCTGCAGCTGGTCACGGGGAGGCCGGCCGTCCTGCGCGACCCCGAGCCGGCGAGCGTCATCCAGTGGGCGCGGCAGCGCCTGGCGCGGGGCAACATCGAGGGCGTCGTGGACCCGCGCATGCGCGGCGACCACGACGTGAACGGCGTGTGGAAGGCCACGGACGTCGCGCTCAAGTGCACGGCGCAGTCGGCGGCGCAGCGGCCCACCATGACCGACGTGGTGGCGCAGCTGCAGGAGTGCCTCGAGCTCGAGGAggcccgcgccggcggcggcgcgaatGGCAGCTCGTACAccggcagcagcggcggcgaccCGTACTCGGGTCGCAACGGCTACGCCGCGGACGGCTTTGGCCTTTCCACCGACGTGAACCAGAGCAGCACCGCGTTTGAGATGGAGCGCAACTTTGGGAGGGTACCAACGATACCAACAGGTCCTGCTGCACGTTAA